A window of the Isosphaera pallida ATCC 43644 genome harbors these coding sequences:
- a CDS encoding alpha/beta fold hydrolase: MTARRVGNGPPLVILPGIAATYRGYAALVNRLARSGTIILLDYPGDDPEDGLDLTQIDHDDLTRLVVDWLDHLELAEVGVLGISFGSTLTLKLASHHPDRVSRAAIQGGFARRPLNPLEALALKWGRGLFGGPQRRVERLPLREFVLAWKHRADFPRHDPARWRHYVAENGATLIDPLCHRLSLLEHLDLRPLLPNVPHPILLIQGANDTLIPRRFFEELRLGLPRAEVYIIEECGHQPHYTHPELMADAILGWITRDANPPRRAELK, encoded by the coding sequence CACCTATCGGGGCTACGCGGCCCTCGTCAATCGTTTGGCCCGGTCAGGGACCATCATTCTGTTAGATTATCCCGGCGACGACCCAGAGGATGGTCTCGATTTAACCCAGATCGACCATGACGACCTGACGCGTTTGGTCGTGGACTGGCTCGATCACCTCGAACTGGCCGAAGTGGGGGTCTTGGGAATCTCGTTCGGCTCGACGTTGACGCTCAAACTCGCAAGCCACCATCCCGACCGGGTCAGCCGCGCGGCGATCCAGGGCGGATTCGCCCGACGCCCTCTCAACCCCTTGGAAGCCCTCGCTTTGAAGTGGGGACGCGGTCTGTTTGGGGGACCGCAACGCCGGGTTGAACGCTTACCCTTGCGGGAATTCGTGCTCGCCTGGAAGCATCGGGCCGACTTTCCCCGCCACGACCCAGCGCGTTGGCGGCACTATGTCGCAGAGAACGGCGCAACGTTGATTGACCCGCTTTGTCACCGCTTGAGCCTGCTCGAACACCTCGATCTCCGCCCCCTCCTTCCGAATGTCCCTCACCCGATCCTCCTTATCCAGGGAGCCAACGATACCTTGATTCCCCGCCGCTTCTTCGAGGAACTCCGGTTGGGTCTACCCCGCGCGGAGGTCTACATCATCGAGGAATGCGGCCACCAACCCCACTACACCCACCCTGAGCTCATGGCCGACGCGATTCTCGGCTGGATAACGCGGGACGCGAACCCCCCCAGGCGAGCTGAACTGAAGTGA
- a CDS encoding phytoene desaturase family protein has protein sequence MDATTQATAATSAPPTPLGSPTLAVGQVEATLGGSSSLRSEESIRDLVIVGGGMGGLAAAALAARAGLSVTLCESHTGFGGCAGYFDRHDCVFDAGATALMGMGADEPLGATLGWTGLSFETVETPYRVIMPDRVFTARAGRDDWSEVVAKAIPIRVQAQRWFWKLQGAVGQRLFQAANGVPRLPVAQPADLWHTLGLLGPLGLASAATWALTVDDVLRLLGLKSVQPFRTLVAMLLQDTTQTGPESAPFANASAALQAYRFGLRRPKGGMRALAEGLATRAGELGADVRAATKVDRVEARDDGTFLVVTRRRHRIAARHVAFNLPLDLAAALLGRSLQGRLARDERRGRAEWSAFTGYLVFPREAVEDRAPLFHHVLRDYDAPIHDGNNVLISLSAPGDLGYAPAHLRVATLSTHTDPKVWAETTDRAAYDQRKAEMVERMRDAFRRALPEASERLVHAEFSTPRSWARYTRRTLGAVGGPPVRRGNSNFFAVPQDALGRNLWLVGDSVFPGQGTMAVVLSAIRLIERLTGRSWSQLRATPHNLAPAVV, from the coding sequence ATGGATGCAACAACCCAAGCGACGGCGGCGACGTCGGCACCCCCTACACCGCTAGGCTCCCCAACCCTGGCGGTCGGGCAGGTCGAGGCGACGCTGGGAGGCTCCTCCTCGCTCCGGAGCGAGGAATCGATCCGCGATCTGGTGATCGTCGGCGGAGGCATGGGTGGGTTGGCCGCTGCGGCCCTGGCGGCGCGTGCGGGGCTGAGTGTCACGCTCTGTGAGTCGCACACCGGGTTTGGTGGGTGCGCCGGTTATTTCGATCGCCACGACTGCGTCTTCGACGCTGGGGCCACCGCATTAATGGGGATGGGAGCCGACGAACCCCTGGGGGCCACCCTTGGTTGGACCGGCCTGAGCTTCGAGACCGTTGAGACGCCTTACCGCGTGATCATGCCCGACCGCGTCTTCACCGCCCGAGCGGGCCGGGACGACTGGTCTGAGGTGGTCGCCAAGGCGATTCCGATTCGTGTTCAGGCCCAGCGGTGGTTCTGGAAACTCCAGGGAGCAGTAGGCCAACGTCTGTTTCAGGCCGCCAACGGCGTTCCCAGGTTGCCGGTGGCTCAACCCGCCGACTTATGGCACACCCTTGGTCTCTTGGGACCGCTCGGCCTGGCCTCGGCCGCGACTTGGGCGCTGACGGTGGACGACGTGTTGAGGCTCCTGGGACTCAAGTCGGTTCAACCCTTCCGCACCTTAGTGGCGATGCTGTTGCAGGATACCACCCAGACTGGCCCAGAATCGGCTCCCTTCGCCAACGCCTCGGCCGCGCTACAAGCCTACCGCTTCGGTTTGAGGCGCCCCAAAGGGGGGATGAGGGCCTTAGCCGAAGGTCTCGCCACCCGCGCTGGGGAACTCGGGGCCGATGTGCGCGCGGCCACCAAGGTGGATCGGGTTGAAGCCCGCGACGACGGCACCTTCCTCGTGGTGACCCGCCGTCGTCATCGCATCGCGGCTCGCCACGTGGCCTTCAACCTGCCGCTTGACTTGGCCGCGGCGCTGCTGGGGCGTTCGCTTCAAGGACGCCTCGCCCGCGACGAGCGCCGAGGACGCGCCGAGTGGTCCGCGTTCACCGGTTACCTGGTGTTTCCCCGCGAGGCGGTCGAGGATCGGGCTCCGCTGTTTCACCACGTGTTGCGCGATTACGACGCGCCGATCCACGACGGCAACAATGTTCTGATTTCACTTTCCGCCCCGGGGGATCTAGGATACGCGCCGGCTCACTTGCGGGTAGCCACCCTCTCGACCCACACCGACCCCAAGGTTTGGGCCGAGACAACCGACCGGGCGGCTTACGACCAACGCAAAGCTGAGATGGTTGAGCGAATGCGCGACGCCTTCCGTCGGGCCCTGCCGGAGGCATCCGAACGTTTGGTCCACGCCGAGTTCTCAACCCCCCGCAGTTGGGCCCGCTATACCCGTCGCACTCTGGGGGCGGTGGGCGGTCCTCCGGTTCGCCGCGGCAACAGCAACTTCTTCGCGGTGCCTCAGGACGCTCTGGGCCGCAACCTTTGGCTGGTGGGGGATTCGGTCTTCCCTGGTCAGGGCACGATGGCAGTGGTTCTCTCGGCGATCCGCTTGATCGAGCGCCTTACCGGCCGCTCCTGGTCGCAACTGCGCGCGACTCCGCACAACCTCGCGCCTGCGGTGGTCTGA
- a CDS encoding MBL fold metallo-hydrolase, producing MFERHYLFPGVIELNVQARRRFGVNIYLIDGGTEYALIDIGYLDELSEVLELIRRMNFSLSNCKMIIATHADLDHTQGLARARELLKCKVAAHSASVRPLEEGDEIMTYARIDAQNIREEMPPCKVDLVLEDGDQLTIGNRTLTVWSTPGHTPGQLAFRMGDLLFCGDNLFRDGGVGVIDAHHGSNIPDYIRSLQRIRECDAKYLLPSHGPIFRKDNDLIDRTIARLQGYAHLSDFGTCAVDWPLMDEWEEELAEGRVVL from the coding sequence ATGTTCGAGCGACATTATCTGTTTCCGGGCGTCATCGAACTCAATGTTCAGGCCCGGCGACGCTTCGGGGTCAACATTTATTTGATCGACGGCGGCACTGAGTACGCTCTGATCGACATTGGCTACCTCGACGAGTTAAGCGAGGTGCTAGAGTTGATCCGTCGGATGAATTTTAGCCTGTCGAACTGCAAAATGATCATCGCCACCCACGCCGACCTCGACCACACCCAGGGTCTAGCTCGGGCCCGCGAACTGCTCAAGTGCAAGGTGGCGGCCCATTCCGCCAGCGTCCGGCCGCTGGAGGAGGGGGACGAAATCATGACCTACGCCCGGATCGACGCTCAGAACATCCGCGAGGAAATGCCGCCTTGCAAGGTCGATTTGGTGTTGGAGGACGGCGATCAACTGACGATCGGCAACCGCACCCTGACCGTCTGGAGTACGCCCGGTCACACCCCCGGCCAATTGGCCTTCCGCATGGGCGACCTTCTGTTCTGCGGCGACAATCTCTTCCGCGACGGCGGCGTGGGCGTCATTGACGCCCACCACGGCTCCAACATCCCTGACTATATCCGGAGTTTGCAACGCATCCGCGAATGCGACGCTAAATATCTCCTGCCCTCGCACGGCCCAATTTTCCGCAAAGACAACGACCTCATCGACCGCACCATCGCCCGTCTCCAGGGCTACGCCCACCTCTCCGACTTTGGCACCTGTGCAGTGGATTGGCCACTCATGGACGAATGGGAGGAAGAGCTGGCTGAGGGACGTGTGGTTCTCTAA
- a CDS encoding serine/threonine-protein kinase, with product MAPSINLREIKLRRACVELETSLKTHPHLTARTLLDRDPELAGQIEDAIELIYTEYVVLERLGRSPSVEDFVGRYPEYAGRIRRLLAIHLLLDESPFSRDPTEEEPTPTPTPTPSPTPIVAALETFSGQASQAGSALDASNPLPNHPLTASPPLASLPQPATNGDSFLEEEAPFDVIEEIGRGGMGVVYKARHRRLDKFVAVKMLLTANANPTRQWREFRREAMALARLDHPHIVRILHAGLELGSPYLMLEYVDGVSLDQKVGGPWPIREAVELVERLALAVQHAHSKGIIHRDLKPANVLLSKDGVPKITDFGLARIVETISPPGGSELDPSWMIPNSERTEAHSTHLLHDAAPASGSTAHRLARPQLAGTLCYMAPEQIEGDPRLIGPSVDLHALGVLLFELLIGQPPFRGRTLPETLRQIQTQDPPDPEILRPGLDHDLAAILRKALAKSPQDRYSTADALAMDLRRFLEGRPVEALVGRAALRADRIATRAAGHTRRREALAYAAALVGLTYGVIARINAPPDQSSPPSPPLATSTAPPPAPQTDHFDQPPTLRELWTQAALALDRQSPVDASWWIHQAKRRERDSCALSTHHGSHAELPDDPRNPGRPRPQPGRFVTGWIIRNAATAHLRPAASHRDWRAPDRLHSVPDQIASSDEADLLHLGFDPQRPSSLILRGGRQVWRLEEVTNLSPVWTALPTPTLSETQTTPPSPIERLQREPPCAGGVRTWFGEAELLKKRSPSSTIAVSSGLLIQPVREPLTGRLPSWWDETATSHSSPLASSSALLACDRAGRIQARLDRNGRLDIVALSDGTPISLVQYQLNPQARDLVDMPIHRPGLWVAPDGQRVALATPSRWVAVELEPTKQNEASRVSSGSDSTWPIVTERWLRNDFPPDSSGLPWVGDIGSDCVTLVWGRGEALRLVSLHPWADEWPAPRVPTGWQVWDCRFGPADLFLAALVRRVSDPNTLAVLIWRADHVSTEPPAPNGLAVLGVPPAASSAAPR from the coding sequence ATGGCTCCTTCGATCAATCTCCGCGAGATCAAGCTTCGTCGCGCTTGCGTTGAACTGGAGACCAGCCTCAAAACCCACCCCCACCTCACCGCGCGGACCCTGTTGGACCGCGACCCCGAGTTGGCCGGGCAGATCGAAGACGCGATTGAACTGATCTACACTGAATACGTGGTGTTGGAACGTCTGGGCCGCAGTCCCTCGGTCGAGGACTTCGTTGGACGTTACCCCGAATACGCTGGCCGGATCAGGCGGCTTCTAGCGATCCACCTTCTGCTAGACGAGTCCCCCTTTTCACGCGATCCAACCGAAGAAGAACCCACCCCTACCCCCACCCCCACCCCGAGCCCCACGCCCATCGTCGCGGCTTTGGAGACGTTCTCGGGACAAGCCAGCCAAGCGGGTAGCGCCTTGGATGCGTCGAACCCATTGCCAAACCACCCACTTACGGCGTCGCCACCACTGGCCAGCCTCCCCCAACCCGCAACCAATGGCGACAGTTTTCTGGAGGAGGAAGCCCCCTTCGACGTGATCGAAGAGATCGGACGAGGCGGTATGGGGGTCGTGTACAAAGCCCGACATCGACGACTCGATAAATTCGTCGCCGTCAAGATGTTGCTGACCGCTAACGCCAATCCGACCCGTCAATGGCGTGAGTTCCGCCGCGAGGCGATGGCCCTGGCGCGGTTGGACCATCCCCACATCGTCCGCATTCTACACGCCGGCTTGGAGTTGGGTTCGCCTTACCTGATGTTAGAGTATGTCGATGGGGTTTCGTTGGATCAGAAGGTGGGCGGTCCCTGGCCGATCCGCGAGGCGGTGGAACTGGTAGAACGGCTCGCTTTGGCGGTTCAACACGCTCATTCCAAAGGGATCATCCACCGCGACCTCAAGCCTGCCAACGTGCTTTTGAGCAAGGATGGCGTCCCCAAGATCACCGATTTTGGTCTGGCTCGGATTGTCGAAACCATCTCCCCGCCGGGCGGCTCCGAACTCGATCCCTCCTGGATGATTCCGAACTCGGAGCGTACCGAGGCCCACTCGACCCACTTACTCCACGACGCGGCTCCCGCCTCGGGTTCCACCGCCCATCGCCTTGCCAGACCCCAACTCGCCGGCACCCTCTGCTACATGGCCCCCGAACAAATCGAAGGGGATCCCCGATTGATCGGTCCCTCTGTGGATCTTCATGCCCTGGGAGTCCTTCTCTTCGAGCTTTTGATTGGCCAACCGCCTTTCCGCGGCCGCACCTTGCCGGAAACCCTCAGACAAATTCAAACTCAAGATCCTCCCGACCCGGAGATCCTTCGCCCCGGCCTGGACCATGACCTGGCGGCCATTCTTCGCAAAGCGCTGGCCAAATCTCCCCAGGACCGCTACTCCACCGCCGACGCCCTGGCGATGGACCTCAGGCGGTTCTTGGAGGGACGACCGGTTGAGGCTTTGGTGGGACGCGCAGCCCTTCGAGCTGACCGAATCGCAACTCGCGCTGCGGGACACACTCGAAGACGCGAAGCTTTGGCCTACGCCGCGGCCCTGGTGGGCCTGACTTACGGCGTGATCGCTCGGATCAACGCCCCCCCGGACCAATCATCTCCTCCTTCTCCCCCCTTGGCCACGTCAACCGCTCCCCCTCCCGCTCCTCAAACCGACCATTTCGACCAGCCTCCCACACTTCGGGAACTCTGGACTCAAGCCGCCCTCGCGCTGGATCGTCAGAGCCCAGTGGATGCCTCTTGGTGGATCCACCAGGCGAAACGCCGGGAACGCGATAGCTGCGCCCTCTCCACCCACCACGGCTCCCACGCGGAACTGCCCGACGATCCGCGAAACCCAGGACGCCCCCGCCCCCAACCCGGACGCTTCGTCACCGGCTGGATCATTCGCAACGCCGCAACCGCTCACCTCCGGCCAGCGGCGTCTCACCGCGATTGGCGCGCGCCGGACCGCCTCCACAGCGTTCCAGACCAGATCGCCTCCAGCGACGAGGCCGACCTTCTCCACCTTGGGTTCGACCCCCAACGCCCCTCCTCCTTGATTCTCCGGGGCGGACGGCAGGTCTGGCGTCTCGAAGAGGTGACCAACCTCTCGCCGGTTTGGACCGCCCTTCCCACTCCCACCCTCTCCGAGACCCAAACCACCCCCCCCTCTCCAATCGAGCGACTCCAGCGCGAACCTCCATGTGCCGGAGGGGTTCGGACCTGGTTTGGGGAAGCGGAACTCTTGAAGAAACGTTCGCCCTCCTCGACGATCGCTGTTTCGTCGGGGTTGCTGATCCAACCGGTTCGAGAACCCTTGACTGGCCGTCTTCCCTCCTGGTGGGACGAAACGGCAACCTCTCACTCGTCCCCCCTTGCCTCATCGTCAGCGCTGCTGGCGTGCGATCGAGCAGGACGAATCCAGGCCCGACTCGATCGCAACGGACGCCTCGACATTGTTGCCTTGTCCGACGGAACGCCGATCTCGTTGGTTCAATACCAGCTCAATCCACAAGCGCGGGATCTGGTTGACATGCCGATCCATCGACCCGGTCTCTGGGTCGCGCCCGATGGGCAACGGGTGGCGTTGGCGACCCCCTCGCGTTGGGTTGCTGTTGAACTGGAACCGACCAAGCAAAACGAGGCCTCGCGTGTTTCGAGCGGTAGCGACTCGACGTGGCCCATCGTGACGGAGCGATGGCTTCGGAACGACTTCCCCCCGGACTCCTCCGGCTTGCCGTGGGTGGGTGACATCGGCTCAGATTGCGTCACCCTGGTTTGGGGGCGGGGCGAGGCTCTTCGGCTGGTTAGCCTCCATCCCTGGGCCGACGAATGGCCAGCCCCTAGGGTGCCGACGGGCTGGCAAGTGTGGGACTGTCGGTTCGGACCAGCCGATCTCTTTCTGGCGGCGTTGGTACGGCGCGTCTCTGACCCCAACACGCTTGCGGTGCTGATTTGGCGGGCCGACCACGTCTCAACCGAACCACCCGCCCCCAACGGCCTGGCCGTGCTTGGAGTTCCCCCTGCCGCATCCTCCGCCGCGCCGCGTTGA
- a CDS encoding TatD family hydrolase — protein MNYIDPHIHMVSRTTDDYKRMALAGCVMVSEPAFWAGFDRSGPEGFRDYFRQLTSFERKRSLAHGIEHRTWLCINAKEAENVELARAVIAMIPEFLESPEVLGIGEIGLNKNTRNESVVFLEHLDLAARLGELVLVHTPHLEDKLMGTRMILDMIRLDGRIPPERVCIDHVEEHTIQAALEAGHWVGMTLYPITKCTPQRAADMIERYGTERILVNSAGDWGHSDPLAVPEFIYEMKRRGHNEATIRTVVYDNPLSFFRQCRRFNFTPAIEQVQVAEATASASPTVRV, from the coding sequence ATGAACTACATCGACCCCCACATCCACATGGTCTCCCGCACCACCGACGACTATAAGCGCATGGCGCTGGCCGGGTGCGTGATGGTCTCCGAGCCGGCCTTCTGGGCTGGGTTCGATCGCAGCGGACCTGAAGGGTTCCGCGACTATTTCCGCCAACTTACCAGCTTTGAACGCAAGCGGTCGTTGGCTCACGGGATCGAACACAGGACTTGGTTGTGCATCAACGCCAAGGAGGCCGAAAACGTCGAACTCGCCCGCGCCGTCATCGCCATGATTCCTGAGTTCCTGGAAAGTCCCGAGGTGTTGGGAATCGGCGAGATTGGTCTCAACAAGAATACCCGCAACGAGTCGGTGGTGTTTCTTGAACATCTCGACCTCGCCGCCCGGCTGGGAGAACTCGTGCTGGTCCATACCCCCCATCTTGAAGATAAGTTGATGGGAACCCGCATGATTCTCGATATGATTCGGCTCGATGGCCGCATTCCGCCGGAGCGGGTCTGCATCGACCATGTTGAGGAACACACCATTCAGGCCGCGTTGGAGGCCGGCCATTGGGTTGGCATGACCCTCTACCCAATCACCAAATGCACCCCCCAGCGCGCCGCCGACATGATTGAGCGGTATGGGACCGAGCGGATTTTGGTCAACTCGGCGGGCGATTGGGGCCATTCCGACCCTCTGGCCGTGCCGGAATTCATCTATGAGATGAAGCGACGCGGCCATAACGAGGCGACCATCCGCACGGTGGTGTACGACAACCCTCTGAGCTTCTTCCGCCAGTGCCGCCGGTTCAACTTCACGCCAGCCATCGAGCAAGTGCAAGTGGCCGAGGCAACGGCTTCGGCATCTCCCACCGTCCGCGTTTGA
- a CDS encoding alpha/beta hydrolase family protein, protein MTSSLLPLIAAGAVFLPNPSTGSIQQPPDKPTRPAFYQADPGPLAVKTIPNHTLRDQSRADKEVPIRITYPDAEGPFPLIVFCHGAWGSKDGYQPLIRHWVGHGYVVIQPTHADSIALGNTFRDESVFRFWNDRPRDVKLVFDALDLLENELPVLKGKIDRQRLAVAGHSFGAHTALLVGGARPRLLGRDLRYDDERVQAVMVLSGPAPNRLLNEQSFAHLKKPTFFMSGSRDIVDVGPKLGSVDDRKKAYEFAPAGDKILVWVEGLDHGFGGISGRRLWPPHSDHLSISRSVTLAFWDAYLKGNSAAQAFLASDDLDSASSSKVTISRK, encoded by the coding sequence ATGACCTCGTCCTTGCTCCCTTTGATTGCCGCCGGCGCGGTTTTCCTCCCCAATCCATCCACCGGGTCGATCCAACAACCGCCCGACAAGCCAACCCGACCCGCCTTCTATCAAGCCGATCCCGGACCCTTGGCGGTCAAGACCATCCCCAACCACACCCTGCGCGACCAGTCCCGAGCCGACAAGGAGGTCCCCATCCGCATCACATACCCCGACGCCGAGGGACCGTTTCCGCTCATCGTGTTCTGCCACGGCGCATGGGGTTCCAAAGACGGCTACCAGCCGTTGATTCGCCACTGGGTCGGCCACGGCTACGTGGTGATTCAGCCCACCCATGCCGACTCGATCGCCCTGGGTAACACCTTCCGCGATGAATCGGTGTTCCGATTCTGGAACGATCGACCACGTGACGTCAAACTCGTCTTCGACGCGCTTGATCTCCTGGAGAACGAGCTGCCCGTCCTCAAGGGTAAGATCGACCGACAGCGCCTGGCGGTGGCCGGTCACTCCTTCGGCGCGCACACGGCGCTTCTGGTGGGTGGCGCGCGGCCGCGGCTGTTGGGCCGGGACCTGCGGTACGACGACGAACGGGTTCAAGCGGTCATGGTCCTCTCAGGTCCAGCACCAAACCGTCTCTTAAACGAACAATCGTTCGCCCATCTGAAGAAGCCCACGTTTTTCATGTCGGGCAGTCGTGACATTGTTGACGTCGGCCCCAAGCTGGGTTCGGTGGACGACCGGAAGAAAGCTTATGAATTCGCCCCGGCAGGCGACAAGATTCTGGTCTGGGTCGAAGGACTCGATCATGGTTTCGGCGGCATCAGCGGTCGTCGTTTGTGGCCGCCTCACTCCGATCATCTTTCAATCAGCCGCTCGGTGACCCTGGCCTTTTGGGATGCCTACCTCAAAGGAAATTCCGCCGCGCAGGCGTTCCTTGCCTCCGACGACCTCGACAGCGCGTCGTCCTCGAAGGTGACGATCAGCCGCAAATAA
- the mobA gene encoding molybdenum cofactor guanylyltransferase, giving the protein MSLPDDPNPRSTPIRRGGLILCGGRSRRMGQPKAWLDFGGEPLLVRVARRLATALENQGLLVVVAAPHQNLPDLTADHLRLGGMEIRLVHDDRPDRGPLVGLAVGLAEAARRGIQRVYATSVDVPFLAADWVRFLFDRAEEEGGFDVVMPEAQGFRHPLAAVYCAASVAWAAERLIAADRMRPVFLLDQPDLRGRTIPEEELRRVDPALATLRNLNTPEDYERALADESAAGSVERAALADSADRDDSASGCETG; this is encoded by the coding sequence ATGAGCCTTCCGGACGACCCCAACCCAAGGTCCACTCCGATCCGCCGTGGAGGATTGATCCTCTGCGGCGGTCGGAGTCGGCGGATGGGACAGCCTAAGGCGTGGCTCGACTTCGGTGGCGAACCGCTGCTGGTCCGGGTGGCGCGTCGATTAGCGACTGCTTTGGAAAACCAGGGACTCCTCGTGGTCGTCGCTGCGCCCCATCAAAACCTTCCCGACCTTACCGCCGACCATCTTCGCCTCGGCGGCATGGAGATCCGTTTGGTCCACGACGACCGACCGGACCGCGGGCCTCTGGTTGGGTTAGCGGTTGGTTTGGCCGAGGCCGCTCGGCGGGGGATCCAACGGGTCTATGCCACCAGCGTCGACGTTCCGTTTCTGGCCGCCGACTGGGTTCGGTTTCTGTTCGATCGGGCTGAGGAGGAGGGCGGGTTCGATGTCGTCATGCCCGAAGCCCAGGGGTTCCGTCACCCCTTGGCAGCGGTCTATTGCGCCGCTTCGGTGGCGTGGGCGGCGGAGCGCCTCATCGCAGCCGACCGCATGAGGCCGGTCTTTCTGCTCGACCAACCAGACTTGCGCGGGCGGACGATTCCTGAAGAGGAATTAAGGAGGGTAGACCCCGCGTTGGCCACGCTACGCAATCTCAATACCCCGGAGGATTACGAGCGCGCGCTGGCCGACGAGTCGGCCGCCGGTTCGGTTGAGCGCGCCGCCTTGGCGGACTCGGCGGACCGCGACGATTCGGCGTCGGGTTGCGAGACGGGCTGA
- the lspA gene encoding signal peptidase II, producing MTKVHAQQPGRSTYPQSRWLLFGVVALGGVAFDLATKAWMFRFVGEPGSPAVSIVPNMLELRTTYNTGALWGFGNAWRYSPLVFALLSVAVTLFVLYWLFIRGAARDFWLTLGLALITAGALGNCYDRLVFGKVRDFVHFHIDPIGFDCAIFNFADNMLLLGAAILVILALRPEAPRDQPVSQPDAESSRSAESAKAARSTEPAADSSASARS from the coding sequence ATGACCAAGGTTCACGCCCAGCAACCGGGTCGCTCGACCTATCCCCAGAGCCGATGGTTGTTGTTCGGCGTGGTGGCTCTAGGCGGCGTGGCCTTCGACTTGGCAACCAAAGCATGGATGTTCCGGTTCGTGGGTGAACCTGGGTCGCCCGCCGTTTCGATCGTGCCCAACATGTTGGAACTTCGCACCACCTACAACACTGGAGCGCTTTGGGGCTTCGGTAACGCTTGGCGTTACAGTCCCCTGGTCTTCGCCCTGCTTTCGGTCGCGGTCACCCTTTTCGTCCTCTACTGGTTATTCATCCGGGGCGCGGCACGCGATTTCTGGCTGACCCTGGGACTGGCCCTCATCACGGCCGGGGCCTTGGGCAACTGCTACGACCGTCTGGTATTCGGCAAGGTGCGCGACTTCGTCCACTTCCACATCGACCCCATCGGCTTCGATTGCGCGATTTTCAACTTCGCGGACAATATGTTGCTCCTGGGCGCGGCGATTCTGGTCATCCTGGCCTTGAGACCCGAAGCGCCTCGGGATCAGCCCGTCTCGCAACCCGACGCCGAATCGTCGCGGTCCGCCGAGTCCGCCAAGGCGGCGCGCTCAACCGAACCGGCGGCCGACTCGTCGGCCAGCGCGCGCTCGTAA